Below is a genomic region from Candidatus Firestonebacteria bacterium RIFOXYD2_FULL_39_29.
CGGGACGTATGAATGTAGGGCAGGTGCTTGAAGCACATCTTGGCTGGGCAGCAAGAGTTATGGGTTATTACGTTGCTACTCCTGTGTTTGACGGAGCAACCGAACTTGAAGTTAAAGGTGCTCTTAAAGAAGCTGGTTTGCCGATAAGCGGAAAGTCAGTGCTTTATGACGGAGTAAACGGAGAAAAATTTGATTCTGAAGTAACAGTTGGCAATATGTATATAATGAAGCTTTCTCACTTGGTTGATGATAAGGTTCATGCAAGATCAACAGGACCCTATTCTCTAATTACCCAGCAGCCTCTCGGAGGTAAAGCGCAGTTCGGCGGTCAGAGATTCGGGGAAATGGAAGTTTGGGCGCTTGAAGCGTACGGAGCCGCGAATATCCTTCAGGAGATACTGACTGTAAAAAGTGATGATGTAAACGGGCGTACCAAAATGTATGAAGCCATAGTAAAAGGTAGAAATACACCGGAGCCAGGTTTACCGGAGTCGTTCAATGTTCTAGTAAAAGAATTGCAGGGCTTAGGGCTTGATGTTAATCTTGTAAAAGACCCGAATATTAAAGATTTAAGTGCAAAGGGTATTTTAAGAGAATTAAACGCCAAGGAACCTGAGATTGGGCTGGCGGAAAAGACCTTTATTGATGAAGTAGAAAAAACAGAACCAAAAAAGAAAGAAAAAAAATCCAAAAAGTAACTGAGAGCCGTTAGTTACGGCAATCTATTAACTAAGGAGCGTTGCAAGTGGCGAGAGTTAGAGAAGTTATAAAAAACGCAAAGCTAATTGAAGCAGAAGTTGAAAAGAGGCTGGATTTTAATTCTATCTTGGTTAAACTGGCTTCTCCTGAAACAATAAGAAAATGGTCGCATGGTGAGGTGAAAAAACCTGAGACCATTAATTACAGGACTTTCAGGCCTGAAAAAGACGGACTCTTTGATGAAAAGATTTTTGGTCCGACGAAGGACTGGGAATGCTATTGCGGTAAATATAAAAGAATAAAGTATCGCGAGATTGTATGCGACAGATGCGGAGTTCAAGTAACCTCTTCTAAGGTCAGACGTGAACGTATGGGACATATTGAGCTTGCAAGTCCTGTTACACATATCTGGTTTCTGAAATCCATCCCCTCTCGAATTGGAATATTGCTTGATATGCCGACTAAAGAGCTGGAAAGAGTAATTTATTATGAAAGCTATGTGGTTATTGATCCAATGACTACTGATTTACCTAAGAAACAATTGCTTTCTGAAGAGGATCTTCAAAAGTGCAAATCAAAATATGGTTCAGCTGCATTTAAATATAAAATTGGAGCTGAAGCAGTCAGAGAACTTCTCAAAGAAATTGACCTTGATACGCTTTCTAAGCAATTGAAAGATGATATTAAAGGTACTGATTCAGTTAATAAAAAGAAAGATTTTATTAAACGCCTTCGTATTGTTGAAAATTTTAGAAAGTCTGCAAATCGTCCCGATTGGATGGTTTTGGATGCGCTTCCGGTAATTCCTCCGGATCTAAGGCCTTTGGTTCCGCTTGATGGAAGTCGTTTTGCATCCTCAGATTTAAATGATCTTTACAGAAGAGTCATTAATAGAAATAATAGATTAAAAAGGTTGATGGAAGCTAAAGCTCCGGATATTATAATTAATAATGAAAAAAGAATGCTGCAAGAAGGTGTAGATGCTCTTTTTGATAATGGTAGACGCGGAACACCCGTAAAAGGAAGCCGTAATAAGCCATTAAAATCGCTCTCTGATATGCTGAAGGGTAAACAGGGGCGCTTTAGACAAAATTTACTTGGGAAGCGTGTTGATTATTCGGGACGTTCCGTTATTGTTGTTGGTCCTGAACTCAAACTTTATCAGGCAGGTATTCCTAAAAAAATGTTACTTGAACTCTTCAAGCCTTTTATAATTAAAAAACTTGAAGACAAGGGTTATGTTCATACGGTAAAAAGTGCTCGTAAGATGGTTGAAAGTGTTAAACCTGAAGTTTGGGAAATTTTGGAAGAAGTTATAAAAGATCATCCAATAATGCTTAACCGTGCTCCGACCCTTCACAGACAGGGTATTCAGGGTTTTGAGGCAATACCTATTGAAGGTTCTGCTATCAGAGTTCATCCGCTTGTTTGTACAGCATTTAATGCGGACTTTGATGGAGATCAAATGGCAGTGCATGTACCGCTTTCTCCTGAAGCCATTACCGAATGCAGGACTCTCGTTCTTTCTTCTAATAACGTTTTTGCGACTTCCAGCGGAGCTCCTCTTGCATCGCCTGCTAGAGAAATAGTTGCGGGTATTGCGTATATGACGAAGCTTAAGACAGCTGCTAAAGGCGAAGGTAAGATATTCGCCAGTTTTCAGGAGGCGATACTGTCTTACGATATGAAACAAGTGGATTTACATGCCGTAATTGTTGTTCCTAAAGCGGATTTCGATAAGGATTCTGTAAAGGAGACTCGTGATAAAAAGGAATCGGATAGAAAATTAAATATCTACAGACTGTCACAATCAAAGCTTGGGATAAAAGAAGAGGCAAAAGAAATTCCGTCTGATTTGCTTGTAACGTCAATCGGCAGAATAATTCTTTATAGATGTTTGCCTAAAGGATTTGCATTTTTAAACAAAGAGCTTGCAAAAAGAGAGCTTTCAGATCTGGTTACGGATTGTTTTAAACAATATGGTAATGCTGAAACTGTATCATTATTGGACAGACTGAAAGATCTTGGTTTTGAATATGCTACAAAGTCAGGTTTTACCATTTGCATTGATGATATGGTAGTTCCTACGGAAAAGAAAGAGATTATTGCTCATGCGAAACATGAAGTTGAAAAAATTACGAATCAATACAGAAAGGGTATTATTACGGATATTGAAAGATATAACAAAGTAATTGATATCTGGATGCATGCAACAGATAAAGTTTCTCAAAATATGCGTGATGGTATGAAAAAAGACAGAGAAGGCTTTAATCCGATATATATAATGGTTGAATCCGGTTCTCGCGGTAATATAATGCAGGTCAGACAGTTGGCAGCCATGAGAGGTTTGATGGCCAGACCGCAGCAAAAGATTACGGGAGGAAAAGGCGAAATTATTGAGCAGCCTATTACTTCTAACTTCAGGGAAGGTCTAAGCGTTCTTGAGTACTTTATTTCTACTCACGGCGGACGTAAAGGTCTTGCTGATACTGCCTTGAAGACTTCGGATGCAGGTTATTTGACCAGACGTCTTGTTGATGTCGCTCAGGATGTTATAATAAATGAAGAGGACTGTAAAACTATCAGGGGCATAACTATCGGAGCCATTAAAGAAGGCATGGAAATCATGGAACCTTTAAAAGACAGGATTGTCGGGCGTGTTGCTCTTGATAATGTTGTTGATCTTTTAACTGCGGAACCCCTTGTAAAAGCGGGTGAAGTTATTGATGAGGAAAAAGCGGAGAAAATCGAGCAATCAGGTATTGAAAAAATAAGAATTAGATCTGTTTTAACCTGCGAGACGAAACGCGGTGTTTGTGCGAAATGCTACGGTTGGAGTCTGGGATGTATGCGTATGGTTGAAATTGGTGAAGCTACCGGTATTATTGCTGCGCAATCTATCGGTGAACCGGGAACACAACTTACGCTTCGTACATTCCATATCGGAGGTACTGCCAGTAAAATTGCCGAACAATCTGCTATTGTTACGAAAAATGGCGGGAGAGTAGAGTATTTGAATCTTAAGATAGTTGAAACAAAAGCGAAAGAATATTTGGTTCTTAACAGACAGGGTGAAATTGTAGTAATTAATGAGGCTGATAAATCAAGAGAGGTTTACGAAATACCTTTTGGTTCTACAATTTCTGTAAAAGACGGAGATACTGCAAAAAAGGGTCAGAAGATAGCTACATGGGATCCTTATAATACTCCAATATTTTCTGCTGTGGATGGAAAGATTGAATATGTAGATGTGGAAGAAGGAGTAACTGTTAAAGAAGAGCTTGATAATGCGACGAAGCTTTTAACTCGTGTTGTTATTCCTCATAAAGAAGAGAAAAAACAACCGTATATTCGCATAGTTGGAAGAAAAGGCGAAGAACTTGCAAAGTATGCTCTTCCTGTGGGTGCTCACATTCTCGTTTCTGATTCTGAAGAAGTTAATGGAGGTATGATTATAGCGAAGATGCCGAGAGAAATTGGCAAGTCAGGAGATATAACCGGCGGTCTTCCCCGGGTTTCTGAATTATTCGAAGCAAGAAAACCGAAAGATCATGCTACAATTACAGAAATTGATGGAGTGGTGAAGATAGGTGATATTGAGAAGAGGATGAGAAAGATCATAGTAAAACATGAACTTGGTGATGAGAAAGAATATCTTGTTCCTCAAGGTAAGCATATTTTGATTAGCGAAGGTGAAAGAGTATTAGCGGGGGATGCTCTTACGGTTGGGTCCATTAATCCTCACGATATTCTAAGAGTTAAAGGAGAAAGCGCTACTCAAGAATATCTTCTTGAAAAGATACAAGAGGTCTATCGTTTGCAAGGGGTAAAAGTAAATGATAAACATATAGAGACTATTGTTAGGCAAATGCTTAGAAGAGTCAGGATTGAAGAACCTAATGATACGGAGTTTTTAGTAGGGCAGGAAATTGACAGGAATATCTTTAAGGAAGAAAATGAAAAAATTCTTAAGAAAAAAGGTAAGCCTGCTACTGCAAAACCAATTTTACTTGGTATTACCAAAGCATCTCTTTCTACAG
It encodes:
- a CDS encoding DNA-directed RNA polymerase subunit beta'; the protein is MEAEVEKRLDFNSILVKLASPETIRKWSHGEVKKPETINYRTFRPEKDGLFDEKIFGPTKDWECYCGKYKRIKYREIVCDRCGVQVTSSKVRRERMGHIELASPVTHIWFLKSIPSRIGILLDMPTKELERVIYYESYVVIDPMTTDLPKKQLLSEEDLQKCKSKYGSAAFKYKIGAEAVRELLKEIDLDTLSKQLKDDIKGTDSVNKKKDFIKRLRIVENFRKSANRPDWMVLDALPVIPPDLRPLVPLDGSRFASSDLNDLYRRVINRNNRLKRLMEAKAPDIIINNEKRMLQEGVDALFDNGRRGTPVKGSRNKPLKSLSDMLKGKQGRFRQNLLGKRVDYSGRSVIVVGPELKLYQAGIPKKMLLELFKPFIIKKLEDKGYVHTVKSARKMVESVKPEVWEILEEVIKDHPIMLNRAPTLHRQGIQGFEAIPIEGSAIRVHPLVCTAFNADFDGDQMAVHVPLSPEAITECRTLVLSSNNVFATSSGAPLASPAREIVAGIAYMTKLKTAAKGEGKIFASFQEAILSYDMKQVDLHAVIVVPKADFDKDSVKETRDKKESDRKLNIYRLSQSKLGIKEEAKEIPSDLLVTSIGRIILYRCLPKGFAFLNKELAKRELSDLVTDCFKQYGNAETVSLLDRLKDLGFEYATKSGFTICIDDMVVPTEKKEIIAHAKHEVEKITNQYRKGIITDIERYNKVIDIWMHATDKVSQNMRDGMKKDREGFNPIYIMVESGSRGNIMQVRQLAAMRGLMARPQQKITGGKGEIIEQPITSNFREGLSVLEYFISTHGGRKGLADTALKTSDAGYLTRRLVDVAQDVIINEEDCKTIRGITIGAIKEGMEIMEPLKDRIVGRVALDNVVDLLTAEPLVKAGEVIDEEKAEKIEQSGIEKIRIRSVLTCETKRGVCAKCYGWSLGCMRMVEIGEATGIIAAQSIGEPGTQLTLRTFHIGGTASKIAEQSAIVTKNGGRVEYLNLKIVETKAKEYLVLNRQGEIVVINEADKSREVYEIPFGSTISVKDGDTAKKGQKIATWDPYNTPIFSAVDGKIEYVDVEEGVTVKEELDNATKLLTRVVIPHKEEKKQPYIRIVGRKGEELAKYALPVGAHILVSDSEEVNGGMIIAKMPREIGKSGDITGGLPRVSELFEARKPKDHATITEIDGVVKIGDIEKRMRKIIVKHELGDEKEYLVPQGKHILISEGERVLAGDALTVGSINPHDILRVKGESATQEYLLEKIQEVYRLQGVKVNDKHIETIVRQMLRRVRIEEPNDTEFLVGQEIDRNIFKEENEKILKKKGKPATAKPILLGITKASLSTESFFAAASFQETTRVLTEAATSGKVDTLQGLKENIIIGRLIPAGTGSLIYRKIKLEEEAVKSASNTEEKPLS